In a genomic window of Streptomyces pristinaespiralis:
- a CDS encoding YceI family protein, protein MSLTDHSEAATGLTAAAVDGSWTLDAGTSSVEFTGRHFFFLPVTGSLPVRSGSAVLRGGLRKVEAEVDAAGFSTGNANRDKAVRGLGFLDADRFPSIRFTGEHLTTGEPWRVTGLIEVKGRSVPLAFTVDTGACTVSPDGTRAVVHATAELDRHACGVSAMRPLVGPRLRLRVTAAFVRTAE, encoded by the coding sequence ATGTCCCTCACCGACCACTCAGAGGCCGCCACCGGGCTGACCGCCGCCGCCGTCGACGGCTCCTGGACGCTCGACGCCGGCACCTCGTCCGTCGAATTCACCGGCCGGCACTTCTTCTTCCTGCCGGTCACCGGCTCGCTCCCCGTGCGCTCCGGGAGCGCCGTGCTCCGCGGCGGGCTGCGGAAGGTGGAGGCGGAGGTCGACGCCGCCGGCTTCAGCACCGGCAACGCGAACCGCGACAAGGCCGTCCGCGGGCTCGGCTTCCTCGACGCGGACCGCTTTCCCTCGATCCGGTTCACCGGTGAGCACCTCACCACCGGCGAGCCGTGGCGGGTGACCGGCCTGATCGAGGTCAAGGGCCGGTCCGTGCCGCTCGCCTTCACCGTCGACACCGGGGCGTGCACCGTCTCGCCGGACGGCACACGGGCGGTCGTGCACGCGACGGCGGAGCTCGACCGGCACGCGTGCGGCGTGAGCGCGATGCGCCCGCTCGTCGGACCGCGGCTGCGGCTGCGGGTCACGGCGGCGTTCGTCCGCACGGCGGAGTGA
- a CDS encoding thiopeptide-type bacteriocin biosynthesis protein, translating into MTWNSWHLHLATTARSAHDRVLTRVVGPTVRELAADRPWFFIRYWQAGPHLRLRIADLDPTTYGRVEAALRERLADAGRLTAGEEPLAAEDYRRSAGQLASAGEQGEDRNVRELLAPGVHRAIYEPEFDRYGGPALMPATEALFRLSSELVLGLVPKAVTERHRALLALRGTMAAAAALGDATERTYFYAHGLGAWRAWAGDAGYPGDLLDSVTTITRAAGAAPVDPLDHGVFARWHDGLAALTGDLREKSDTHPGMVLFSHAHMLHNRLGLSLLEELRTYAWLAHVFPVAHTDGAMPPAPGTDGAEPPAPQPVRPPEAGRVPAPAG; encoded by the coding sequence ATGACATGGAATTCGTGGCACCTGCACCTCGCCACCACCGCCAGGTCCGCCCACGACCGGGTGCTGACCCGGGTCGTCGGACCGACCGTGCGGGAACTGGCGGCGGACCGGCCGTGGTTCTTCATCCGCTACTGGCAGGCCGGCCCCCATCTGCGGCTGCGCATCGCCGACCTCGACCCGACGACGTACGGACGGGTCGAGGCCGCCCTGCGGGAGCGGCTGGCCGACGCCGGCCGGCTCACCGCCGGTGAGGAACCCCTGGCGGCCGAGGACTACCGGCGGAGCGCCGGACAGCTGGCGTCCGCGGGGGAGCAGGGGGAGGACCGGAACGTCCGCGAACTGCTCGCCCCCGGCGTCCACCGCGCCATCTACGAGCCCGAGTTCGACCGCTACGGCGGCCCCGCGCTGATGCCCGCCACCGAGGCCCTCTTCCGCCTCTCCAGCGAACTGGTCCTCGGCCTGGTCCCCAAGGCCGTGACCGAGCGGCACCGCGCCCTGCTCGCCCTGCGCGGCACCATGGCCGCCGCGGCGGCCCTCGGTGACGCGACGGAACGCACGTACTTCTACGCCCACGGTCTCGGCGCCTGGCGCGCCTGGGCCGGCGACGCGGGATACCCGGGCGACCTGCTCGACTCCGTCACCACCATCACCCGGGCCGCCGGGGCCGCACCCGTCGACCCGCTGGACCACGGGGTGTTCGCCCGCTGGCACGACGGGCTCGCGGCGCTGACCGGCGACCTCCGCGAGAAGTCGGACACGCACCCCGGCATGGTCCTGTTCTCGCACGCGCACATGCTCCACAACCGCCTCGGGCTGAGCCTGCTCGAGGAACTCCGCACGTACGCGTGGCTCGCACACGTCTTCCCCGTCGCCCACACGGACGGTGCGATGCCGCCTGCCCCCGGGACGGACGGCGCCGAGCCGCCCGCCCCCCAGCCCGTCCGGCCCCCCGAGGCCGGACGGGTGCCGGCCCCGGCGGGGTGA
- a CDS encoding nitroreductase family protein, producing MTAPTAPRGGSATGRGCPVDLPGPEGDNSIAREPLWYAYGAGDDEPAAPEWTWTPEPPPDDHVPPPPPRGRGARTTLPLGTVDLLERMPFPRVPGGPGRTGGAAVSGGPGPAGGTPVPGGSRVTDPLGRALVTAFGPQRREPENPYNDHRSYASPRCLFPVHAFVDGGGEDPWRLLEPDRHALTGAPGPGPGRRIALTGRYTAIPSAYKWFRGSLVAIELGIVLRALSIGLELFGLPARLRPPDAGAHAVLDGIGLDRTWEWSLPFVLDVGDPPTATTAGTAPDPLPSDVARRDPALADLVRINRTQTYTGDAVPLTTAVPAGLPASRRTPDWAELLWQRHSGRMPRALHGMTGRRRRVPAEALDTALRWLAVPPPGPELAAAFDAVRITVVTQGVDGHEDGVHRAQAGTARLLRRDAEAPALLEEHYGYGVSPVNGCGIENAPMSVFLSVRPRELFARLGPAGWGAAQHACGWAVHGLCLSAAASGLFARPVRAFKEIPVQRVLGLEEDETIVLSAVVGVPQDTGGALLDLRL from the coding sequence GTGACGGCGCCCACCGCACCCCGCGGCGGGTCCGCGACCGGCCGCGGCTGCCCGGTCGACCTGCCGGGGCCCGAGGGCGACAACAGCATCGCCCGCGAACCGCTCTGGTACGCGTACGGCGCCGGCGACGACGAACCGGCCGCGCCGGAGTGGACGTGGACGCCCGAGCCGCCGCCGGACGATCACGTCCCGCCCCCGCCGCCGCGCGGCCGGGGCGCCCGCACGACCCTGCCGCTGGGCACGGTGGACCTCCTGGAACGCATGCCGTTCCCACGGGTCCCCGGCGGCCCGGGGCGGACGGGTGGCGCTGCGGTCTCCGGCGGCCCCGGGCCGGCGGGCGGCACTCCCGTCCCCGGCGGCTCCCGAGTGACCGACCCGCTCGGCCGGGCGCTCGTCACCGCGTTCGGGCCGCAGCGGCGTGAGCCGGAGAACCCGTACAACGACCACAGGTCCTACGCCTCCCCGCGCTGCCTCTTCCCCGTCCACGCCTTCGTGGACGGCGGCGGCGAGGACCCCTGGCGACTGCTCGAGCCGGACCGGCACGCGCTGACCGGCGCGCCCGGTCCCGGCCCCGGCCGCCGGATCGCGCTCACCGGGCGCTACACGGCGATCCCCTCCGCCTACAAGTGGTTCCGCGGCTCGCTCGTCGCCATCGAACTGGGCATCGTGTTGCGGGCGTTGAGCATCGGACTCGAGCTGTTCGGGCTGCCGGCCCGGCTCAGGCCGCCGGATGCCGGCGCGCACGCCGTGCTCGACGGCATCGGCCTGGACCGCACCTGGGAGTGGTCGCTGCCCTTCGTGCTCGACGTGGGCGACCCGCCGACCGCCACGACCGCCGGGACCGCGCCCGATCCCCTTCCGTCGGACGTCGCCCGGCGGGACCCGGCGCTCGCCGACCTCGTCCGGATCAACCGGACCCAGACGTACACCGGTGACGCCGTACCGCTGACCACCGCCGTCCCGGCCGGCCTGCCGGCCTCGCGGCGGACCCCCGACTGGGCCGAACTGCTCTGGCAGCGCCACTCGGGACGAATGCCGCGCGCCCTGCACGGGATGACCGGACGGCGCCGGCGCGTGCCGGCCGAGGCACTGGACACCGCCCTGCGCTGGCTCGCCGTCCCGCCGCCGGGCCCCGAACTCGCGGCGGCTTTCGACGCCGTCAGGATCACCGTCGTCACCCAGGGGGTCGACGGCCACGAGGACGGCGTGCACCGCGCACAGGCGGGGACCGCCCGCCTGCTGCGCCGGGACGCCGAGGCACCCGCCCTGCTGGAGGAGCACTACGGATACGGCGTCTCGCCCGTCAACGGCTGCGGCATCGAGAACGCACCCATGAGCGTGTTCCTGTCCGTACGGCCCAGGGAGCTGTTCGCGCGGCTCGGCCCGGCCGGCTGGGGCGCGGCGCAGCACGCCTGCGGCTGGGCCGTGCACGGGCTGTGTCTGTCCGCCGCGGCGTCCGGCCTGTTCGCGCGCCCCGTCAGGGCGTTCAAGGAGATACCCGTACAGCGCGTCCTCGGCCTGGAGGAGGACGAGACGATCGTCCTGTCCGCGGTGGTGGGAGTCCCGCAGGACACCGGCGGCGCGCTGCTCGACCTGAGACTGTGA
- a CDS encoding TOMM precursor leader peptide-binding protein: MATDTAPGTRSPGVATGPGLTGRPGSPYTDGTWRGVIALLAEASDGTVAVDRGWDLDWERRQLAAAAASGRGHLSVRLHDDEVVIGPLWRPGTGAGCAGCAEVRDRTIREHPLVGDLTRATAAPSPSAPLLPELLRATLEYLAQRPLGPGEAYAVSAKGLRRHRVARSFHCPLCGPDAEQLDGAAPPLPPALTGRPASAGDPTRSADSRLVARGLLRERLVDARFGPVRAILRESHAPFAMSMAVVADAPAMGHGRAQTFAETEPVAVLEAYERLGGFPYDIPVLTGRAYKDVAEYAVDPGTLGRYTQEQLDHPTSRVTPSDEHTEMDWVWGHDLTDGRALLVPADHAFYQYEYAFRRDRRAARAVGPHERKHYFYESSSGCAVGANLEEAALHSLFELAERDAFLTCWYRARPLPYIPESSITDPTSRAMIELVRARGFDVHLLVATRDIALPVVWVLAVNRRNPFPATFSSAGSGADPRSAIRGALREVAQLVTNPVDWTREQVEPMVEDPWLVQELEDHVRFSSLPETRERATVTLGGPAVALEEAFPGWPQRLARESGGDVRGALDFVRSLFADAGLDQVVLVDQTSREHADAGISVARAVVPGIVPMCFGHAQQRLAGLPRLEAALRGTGQEHRAVPYDPHPFP, translated from the coding sequence ATGGCAACTGACACGGCCCCCGGCACCCGGTCACCGGGCGTCGCCACCGGACCCGGGCTCACCGGGCGCCCCGGCTCCCCGTACACCGACGGCACCTGGCGCGGCGTCATCGCGCTCCTCGCCGAGGCGAGCGACGGCACGGTGGCCGTCGACCGGGGCTGGGACCTCGACTGGGAGCGCCGGCAGCTCGCCGCTGCCGCCGCCTCGGGCCGCGGCCACCTCTCGGTGCGGCTCCACGACGACGAGGTCGTGATCGGCCCACTGTGGCGGCCGGGCACCGGCGCGGGCTGCGCGGGCTGCGCCGAGGTCCGCGACAGAACGATCCGCGAACACCCTCTCGTCGGCGACCTCACCCGGGCCACCGCGGCCCCGTCCCCGAGCGCGCCGCTGCTCCCCGAACTGCTCCGGGCGACCCTGGAGTATCTGGCGCAGCGGCCGCTCGGGCCCGGAGAGGCCTACGCCGTCTCCGCCAAGGGGCTGAGACGGCACCGCGTCGCGCGCAGCTTCCACTGCCCGCTGTGCGGGCCGGACGCGGAACAACTGGACGGCGCCGCGCCCCCGTTGCCGCCGGCGCTCACCGGCCGGCCCGCCTCCGCCGGGGATCCGACCCGGTCCGCGGACAGCCGCCTCGTCGCACGCGGTCTGCTGCGCGAGCGCCTCGTCGACGCCCGCTTCGGACCGGTCCGGGCGATCCTGCGCGAGTCCCACGCGCCGTTCGCGATGAGCATGGCCGTCGTGGCCGACGCCCCCGCCATGGGCCACGGCCGCGCGCAGACGTTCGCGGAGACCGAGCCGGTCGCCGTGCTGGAGGCGTACGAGCGCCTCGGTGGTTTCCCGTACGACATCCCGGTCCTCACGGGCCGTGCGTACAAGGACGTCGCCGAGTACGCCGTGGACCCCGGCACGCTCGGCAGGTACACGCAGGAGCAGCTCGACCACCCCACCTCACGGGTGACGCCCTCGGACGAGCACACCGAAATGGACTGGGTGTGGGGCCACGACCTCACCGACGGCCGGGCCCTGCTCGTCCCCGCCGACCACGCCTTCTACCAGTACGAGTACGCCTTCCGCAGGGACCGCCGCGCGGCCCGCGCGGTCGGCCCGCACGAGCGCAAGCACTACTTCTACGAGTCCTCCAGCGGCTGCGCCGTGGGCGCCAACCTCGAGGAGGCCGCGCTCCACTCGCTGTTCGAGCTGGCCGAGCGCGACGCCTTCCTCACCTGCTGGTACCGGGCGAGGCCGCTGCCGTACATCCCCGAATCGTCGATCACCGACCCGACGAGCCGGGCCATGATCGAGCTGGTCCGGGCCAGGGGCTTCGACGTGCACCTCCTGGTCGCGACCCGGGACATCGCCCTGCCGGTGGTGTGGGTCCTCGCGGTGAACCGCAGGAACCCGTTCCCGGCGACCTTCTCCTCCGCCGGCTCCGGCGCCGACCCTCGGTCCGCGATCCGCGGCGCCCTGCGGGAGGTCGCCCAGCTCGTCACCAACCCCGTCGACTGGACGCGCGAACAGGTGGAGCCGATGGTCGAGGACCCCTGGCTGGTGCAGGAGCTGGAGGACCATGTGCGCTTCTCCTCGCTGCCGGAGACCCGCGAGCGGGCCACCGTCACCCTCGGCGGCCCCGCGGTCGCACTGGAAGAGGCGTTCCCCGGCTGGCCGCAGCGCCTGGCACGGGAGTCCGGCGGCGACGTCCGCGGCGCGCTCGACTTCGTACGGAGCCTGTTCGCCGACGCCGGCCTCGACCAGGTCGTGCTCGTCGACCAGACCAGCCGCGAGCACGCCGACGCCGGCATCTCGGTCGCCCGCGCGGTCGTGCCGGGCATCGTGCCCATGTGCTTCGGGCACGCCCAGCAGCGCCTCGCCGGGCTGCCGAGGCTGGAGGCCGCCCTGCGCGGCACCGGCCAGGAGCACCGGGCCGTCCCCTACGACCCGCACCCGTTCCCGTGA